AGTCAAAAGGCACTAAAAAAAGTCAGGCAAGCAGTGTTTCCAAACACACGCTGGGCACCTGACTTTAAACTAGCTCCAATCAAAGAAGTCTGAGACAGGGATCCTTCCTTATTCCAACCCAAACAGCATGATTCGAAAAATCATGTCAGGAAAAATGCTGCAAACATGAGACAGCCAGTTACCCAACACAACTCCCACAAGTCACTGTGACAAAACAGTGTagctctgctgtgtttcagttGACACAGATATTCAGGCATTGCAGATGTTTTACTGCTCCAGAATCAGCATActtcacagttttaaaaatcattgcAAGAACACTTGGGAGACAGAAAAGACCTACTGACCCCATCACCTGGGTCCGCAGTCTCAAAGGATGGGATTTCTCTCTCCTAGTTTAGCCCTCTAGCACTACAAACTATCTGCTAGGCTCATTGTTTGTTGAGAAAGATGGGACATTCCATGGGATGATTCATCGTCTCTTGGGGAGGATGCATTTAACACACATACCACCAGAGAGCAATTTATCCATCTAGCTCTGCTGACTACAGAGGGAGCCCAAATGAGAAGTCCAGCTTTTGTactgtgtagaagaaatgaaatccCACACCAAATGACTTGCTCAGAGTCACTCAGAAAGGTCTTTTCATCTTGATCTCCCAAGTCCATGGCTCGTTTTTTTCAGCCTATTTCTCATCAGTGAGGGCCATCATCTTATTTTGAAGTCTGTGTTTCAAATGACtagcttttgcttttaagtttGGACAGAGCACCTGTTTCAAAATCCTGACCAAAACTTATGCAATGACCAGCTGCATACAAAGCCTTTACACAAAAGAATTAATCACAGATACCACGTATCACATCATATCCCAGTATTCCTGTCATAAAGACACCAAGGGAGAATGACTCAGAACTGGGagatgagaggaaaaagaagtgctgAAGTACATGAGGCATGCGGGAAGTAATAATGGGAGAAGCAATACCATAGGCTGACCTGGTATGGATCTTAAGCTGTGATGGCTGAGCAAATTTTGAATGACAAATGCCACATTCATAAGGTTTTTCTCCTGTATGTGTCCGCATGTGAAACACTAGTGCTGTTCGGGAGCTGAGGATCTTCCCacagacagagcagagagggcGTTTGACTCTGCCTTCGTGCTTCCGCACATAATGTGTCCTcacatctctctttcttttgaaagtagCATTGCAAAGGGTGCAGGCAAACTGCCTTTCATCAGTGTGGACGCACGCTCGATGCTCCTTCCAGCTGTTGTAACTAGCAAACGACTTGCTGCAGATGTCACACTGATAGACTTTACCAGGCAAGCACTGATGGATGTCTCTGCAGTGATCCACATACTTTTTCCGGGAAACAAACTGCTCATTACACTTATTGCATGTTATTACATAGGCAGATTTCTTATTCACCCCACTTTTATTtaccttctttattttaaattctccATCTGATTCACGTTCTTCAGCACATTTCTCACTGGAGCATTCATCATCCTCATTGTCCTCCTCAGTACAGGCTTCATCGTTATCGTTAGTATTTTCAACATCTGAATACTCTGCTTCATAACCtacctcctcctctcccttcacACTCTTCTCACCTTCAGTTTCATTCCCTTCTTCCCTCAGAGTTTCCCTTCTTGTTTGAGCTTCCctacatttctgcttctgttcttcttgCTGTTCACTACAGTCTGCCCGGGTAACAGGCGGCCTTGCAGGCTCTTCCTCACGTCTTGCAGACTCTTTGTGCATTGCACCCTTTTCTAGTTCAGCCTCTGACATGCCATTCCATATCTCCCTATCACCATCTTTGCCACAGCTTGCTGCATTTGGTCTTTGTGTAGGTGGAACTACCATCCAGTAGACTGGCATAAGTTTCCTCTCTTGCCCAGATTCAtggatttttctgttgaaacaaacaaacacagggAACAACTTTACTAGGTTCAACTGTTTCAATTCAGGGATGTTTATCTTAGAGGAGCTGCTTCCTTTTAGTTGTTCTTCACACCATTTAAAGAATGTTCAGCATGATCAGAGAGCCGAACAGGGAAACTTTGCATGGAGCTAGACCAGGCAgttaaagaaaactaaaatatctGAGTCCATCAAGGACAGAGTCTCCCAGTTGTACATTATTTGTCACCTGGCTACTACCAAAAGATGACTGTATTTTCCTCCAAGACCACAGTGTAAGAAATTAAGGACTTAAATCAAGGGAAATAcagattaaataaatgaaaaacaaaacagaacccCTCGCAAGCAAGCCATCAATTGCAATGGTTAACTCTACTTATCACTAGTCAGGGCGtggaaaatgaactgcaaaggttttaaaagcaaattagaCACAGATCTGCCAGAAATAACATCAGTACAGCAGAGAGAACCTTAGAGTACATGAATGCACTGAATAGCTTTTACAGGCCCTTTACGGACTTGGCTTTCAAACACAGACGTGAGAATTAACAGATGCATTTTCTTATTCAAATACAGCTTGAGGTCTTCCTGGTGGACCTTTGAttattaaaaatcaataaacaACAAGCCCAGATTCTAACAGCCCTCCTGCCTTGGAGAAGAGCAGGCCCTATGGCTGGTTTCCCTGAAATCAGGATTCAACATGAGTTCGCAGAACATGTGCCCACAATGAAGGAGTCTACCATTCCTACCCTATGTCTGAAATGCTAAAAGGTACATGCTTAAACATATTAATATTTCTCAGGGATTAATGCACACCATCTGTATTTCCCTCAGTATTAAACATAATCCAAAATATAAAGCACGGTGCCAACTTGGATGTCCtctgaaaagcacagagaagaagTGCAGAAGAACAATATGGAACAActtctaatattttaaatgtctaCAGTTAGCTGGTATAGCTACTCCCCTCCCCCTGCTCTCTCCATTTCACAAGATTTTTAATTGATTTGATGGTATTTTTATACTATTTAGCACTCTAAATCTCCATTTTGGAGTGAATTATTAGTATTAGCATTTATTAGCTATATTATTAAGAATCAAGAAAGCATTGACATATATTTCAAGAAAGACCAAAGATTTTCACACGCGTTTTAAACAGACGCCGATTCTTTTGGGGTTCCAATTTTAATATCAAAACCTGAGGCTTCTGCGCAAGACCTTTTTGATTCAACAGGAAACACCTGCCTGAATTCCCAGTTTGGGAAACCTCAATCCAACGATCCAGACTGAGAACTTGATGAAGtaacctgaaaaaaatctgtacagaTTTCAACACCCGTCAGATCAAGTCGAAGGGATTCTCCAAGCGAACCTTTCAGGACTTCAGAAACGCTTCTATCCTGctgctcagaaatgaaatgcattttcctgcgacaacacaaacacagaatGCTGTACCTTACATGAGTATTGTAAGCAGACCTCTGAGCAAAGCTGGCAGGGCAGCGCTCGCATTTATAAGGTTTCTCTCCTGTGTGTGTTCGGATGTGGACCGTCAGGCCACACTTGGAGCTGATGACCTTGTCGCAGTAGGGGCACGCCTGCGGATCCCGCTGCTTCTCGTGCACCCTCCGGATGTGGTCGTTTATGTCCTTCTGGCGCTTAAACCTCTTGTCACAAAACATGCAAGAGAAGCCCCCACTATGAGCAGTGAGGCAATGCTGCCTGAGGTTCTGGTggctggagaagagctgctCGCACGTGTTGCAGCTGTACTTGACAGACAGATTAACGTCATGCTTGAGCTCCATATGTGACTGGTACTGCTTGATAACGTGGAACGATTCATTGCACTTCTCGCATGCGATCTCTGGCAAGGCTTTTGCCACATGCCGCAGTGATCTCCTACATTTGGTTTTACTGCTAAGTTTAGAAATTAAACTGTTTCCATCTTCCCACTGCTCAGACAGCATATCCTTAATTACTATGCAGGCTTCCTTTGACCCGGTCTGACTCACGGGAGAATGAGTGTTCCTCTGCTCCAGACTAATGACATCCATGCCAAGTCTGCCTCTGCTATCCGTTCTGTCACATTTGGGCAGCTTTGCTGTCCTAGATTTTTGCTGTGGAAAAGCAGTGCCCTCTTGCTCCAGATTTGCCGCTTGGCTTTCAATGGGTTCATAACCAGCCAGCAACCTTTTATGCTTTTGTCTCTCCCAGAGTTTCCTCTGCATAGGTACTGCCACCACTTGGGAAGAGCTACTCAGTTTGCAGTCCTTCTCTTGCTGGATGCGAGGCCACTGTGGCACACCATTTTCACACAGCTGACCTTTCAGATGGAGGCTCAAATCTAAAcccttctttccctctgctctcacTTCTTCACAAATATCAAGCAAATCCTTGCACTCAAGCCTTTCAGCTATTTCTTTCATTCGTTGTAGTTTTTCTGCTTCAATCTCTACTTCTGCAGTATAGACGAATTCCAGAAAGGAGGTGAACTCTTCTGTATAAATGTCTTGCAGAGTCACTGTGCAATTCTTGGTGTCCAGCATCTCATTGTGCAGGAAAAGCCCCTTAAAATAGTTGCTGGAAGCTGCCAAGACAGCTTTGTGAACCAAAAACTCCTCCTGAATTCCTAGATGTTGCGTGTGAACTGTCACGTCACAGAGGTGACCGAACTGGTACAGAGAATGCAGTGCCCTCAGGAGATTAGGAGCTGCAACCTTGGATttcatcagaatttttttcttctccatcctgCCAGAAAAACAGACAGATGTTTGAATGCATGTTCTTCCACAAATTACCTCTTCATTCACATATAATATCAGTCACTTACATAAAAAGCTCAGTAGAGGGCTGTGTCCCAATTCCCAATTTACACGATGTACTAAAGGCCTCAAGGTTACTCTGTCAATGCAACTGTCATCAGCAAACACAGATTGTGGCTTACTGTGGTCACAGATTTAGATTTACACTCTAGGATAATCCTTCAGAGCCAATATTCTGGAGTACAGATGGTAACAGTAACAAAATGTGAGTAACATAATAACATGACACTTCATATAAGCACTTTTTAACATCAGAGGTCACAGCAATTCACAATAAAACTAAGCAGCCTTCCCCAGGTCTGTTGTATCAGTGGGGGAACCAAAGTACAGCAGGTCACGTCCAGTTGTTTCCAGGCTGGAGTTAAAACAAAGCCTGTGTTTAGGCAGTCCCACACCAGGCTCTACTCACTGTGACAGGCAGCCCCTTGTCCAAAGCAGGGCAGAAATCTCTGGACCTCGatcacttttgtttctgttttgcccCCCTCCACATATGCAATCAGACCTGGTGGTTAAAAATGAGAATTAGTAAGCTTACATTGTATTCAGGCacttaaagaaatgcagaaaatgtacAGGGACAAATTACATATctggaaataaatacttttttcccccccttagGAGGTAGCAGTACtttatttggaaaacatttccaaacagTTTGCTCCTTCTCAGTCATCAAACGGCGGGGTCAGAAGTTTTCTGACATCTTGACGATTTCACAAAGAACAATTTGCACTTTCCCATCAGCTCTAGGGACAGATGCTACGCATCATTACAGTACACCACATGACTGAGAGCACTGTGGCTTTCCCATCTCAACCCATACACGACACCTATAACTCTGGAACAAGAAGTCTCATTTACCCTTGCCCATAAAGCACAGCAATGTTGTGACACCCTTACTGAAGCCTTTAGATGCTCCTACAATACATGATCTGTACAATCTGATATTCTAAGCTTATATTCCTGATACAATAGAGTTTCTAAATGCCTGTTATTTAGCACATTTGCAACAGATCTGTCACCAAGGGAGGAACATTAGGccaaaataaacagacaaaGTAGCTTGCTATTGCTTAAAGGCTCTGCTTAGGGTTGGCTTGCTGTGCTTGCTTTCACTTCTCATCTGAATTATGTTTGACATTATATTAAATACATTCCTGGCAGATATAAGCTGTCTGATTAAGAAGACAAATGTGTCTTCAACATACAGCACTAGGAAGTGGAATACAATACACAGCCTAGAGAGAATAGCTTTGAATAGCAAGCTTAAGAGATAGCTCTGAGAATACTCTTCCTATTACTAGCTACTGCAGCAAGCACCACAGAGAATAATCATCTTCTAATCTGTAAGGTGTGATTTGTAACTTGTGACATCCCAAATAACgttttaaaaactgcatttacaGGTTTCAACTGATTTTCTCATGGCACCATTAAGCGTCACCGGAATGTGCGTTGTTATGTTCTTAAGAAACGAGTGAGATTTCTACTAGACACTGAACATCTGTAAGCGTGAGTTATGCAAAACCTCAATATCTGTACTCAGTTAGGGGTTCGATCCTGAGCCCTCTCTCCTACGAGCTCTTGTGGGACTGCTTGGGATCTCAGACTTCTTGCTCAGCTGGTGCAGAACCCCCTGCCTCTCCTGTTTGCCAGTTCAAAGATGTTTactcagagaaaagaaaacagaaaaatactatAAAAGGATGAATGCTCTGGAGAAGTAGccaaaaaaatgagtaaaaagaCAAAGCAGGTGTTGAAAGATACCACAGAAGCTGGAAATTGTGGAGGGATGTGCAAAATAGCATTGACTAAATTCTATCAGAAAAAGACTGCTTATATCCAGATTCCTCCAAACATCTAATTAATAATTCCTCTGCCTTATGCATTCTGAACAGCAAGGACAGTCTTAGTGAATGCATTCTGGGCTGCTTTGCACCTTGGGTTGGCCAAGACTTCTGCAACCTGCAGAAAGCCCAGCTACTACTAAATATTTACCCTGTAGAAAGAACAGGGCATGCTTgcaagctgcaggaagaaatgtaCATCCAGAGGCTAATGACTATACTTAGCCCACAAATTCACAAAAGCTACCACCTAACCTGTCCCCTGGCTTGCCCTTCTCAGTGTTTTCTAGCACAACGTCGTTCCTCATGTCTGAGCAGAACAGACACTAGCGCTGAGAAGCTCAGTGATCGGTAGTGCTTAAGGAAATCAATGAGCAGAGCATGTGTtaattttctcctcctcctttttaaGATCCCCATCTGAGATAAATTCTCAGTACACGCTCACATGTGAACTCAGCTAACACTTATATCTGATACAGAGCCAAACAGAGAGGTTTGTTCCAACATGATCTCGTCAGTTCATCTGGTTCTAGATTAAATCAGCCTGGGAACTGTTTACTGAAATgtctttctaatgaaaaaaataccacaaataAATCAATTCTCACCTTCTtgcttcagaagagaaggagacTACTTTTTGTTACTGCTTGGACAGGAAATTTAACTGGAGTTTTCTCAAGTAGTGTTTAATAGTTTGATTTCTCACATGTTACTTTCATGAGATGGAGATCAGAATGCAATGTTGCATTGGTATTGAAACAGTAtctaagttgtttttttattttttattttttcctgacaaCTTGTTGGTAGAAAGTTTCTAAGTatgttgctttcctttgtgGGGAAAGGGAGCAGCTTCTTATTCCCAGTGGATTAAGAAAGCTGTTTCCTCCCTACTCCTCATATGTCATTAAAGCTTACTGACAAGAGAAAATTTGTGAGGAATTCCCATCCAAAGCAATAAGAACAAGGGTGACAGAACTGTGGTAAATCATTCCCTTATTTAATCAAAGAGAATTTTACTTGAAGAAGCATTATGAGTTAAGTTGGCTCGATATTTCAGCCAgcaatcaaacagaaaaaacaaggGTAACATAATTATTAGCGTAAGGCTTAATCTGGTCTCTCCACATACGAACACAAGACACCTCAGTGTTCATAATCCTAACTTTGGCACCCAGCCACATCATTAAAGCAAGCTTCCCCAATCCCTTTTGCTTTAGCCAACCCAAATCTCAGAACAACTGGCAATTCTCTTTCCTGCAGGACTTATACGTGCCTTATATACGTAACCTTAACCCCGCAGTGTGGCTCACAAAATCAGTAGCAAAAATGAGCAGGCAAGAGGCTAACAGCCCTAGTGAACATAATTCTGCTTTACCTGGAAGCTACTTCCAAAATCAGGCAGCAAGTTGCTAGCCTCAGACACTAACTTATGGGGACCCAAATTAAAGAATTTGGATGGATGCAAGACTTCCAGAAAATTAGCTTAAAAGAACTACTGCAAAAGCCAAAGTGTATTTCTATTCAGTTACAGTACCTAATAATGCCACTGCAATAAGTCCAGCTGTTTTGAAAACCAAAACCTAGAAGTGGCTTCCAATCCACAAGAAGAGATTTATGTTTTGCTCTGtgtccctcttttttttttttttttttttttgatgctaCAATGATGCATTCAACAGCATTTCTCTAgttaaatgaaaacaggaaaactgagacagtaaatatttctaaaacagaacTGTTTCTTGACTTTCACTGTTCACCAGTAGTTGGAGATTTTTATGGGCCAGAGCCTTAACTGATGTGATATGGCACCACCCCTCTTAAGTGAAGACAATGATATCCCCATctatctgggggaaaaaaatacaagaaaggtCTAAAGCCAGAATTTTTGATAAGCATGCCATTCAATTTATTTCATGCCCAGTTTTTTTGCAAAGTACACATAATCTTTGGTTGCTTGAGTCTCCCCAAGTCTTTTAAATCAAATTCTAAATTTCTCATCAGAGAAGTGAAGAGGAATTCATTCCCTAACTTATCTTTCCAGGTAGGGATCCTTTACATTCTTGACAGCTGCTTGCACATAGGAACCCCTTACCTATTgacagaatgagaagaaaatgagaccTCCTTTGATCACAGTTATTCTCTGCAGAAGCTGCCCAAATACCTGCTCCCATGCCTCTTTGAAGTGCTGGTACAGCATGAGAGCATAGCTGCACTTCTGGATGCCTGGGCTAAAACCTTCCCAAGTAAGATGAAAGCAGGTAGATTTCTTGCCTTCCCCCCTTCCTCGTCATGTCAGATAGCATTTCGAGAGTGACTGCAATGATAACATGTGAATGACAGGAAGATAATTAACTactgtaaatgaaaaagaacattaaGAGGGCATAAATAAGTTCTGGCGTTACTCACCTGCATGAATCACCTGGAAAATCAGGTTTATTTGCACAAATTCCCACACTGGGTCTAGCAAGCTGTCAGAGCAGCGAGAACATCCGCGCTTCACCTGTCACAGCCCGCATGTGCTCCCCAGGCACCCCAACTCACCCACGGGGGTGCAAAGGGCAGTGCCACTGGGAAACTTTTAGTTCTGCCTCGCTAAACAGCAaagacacaaaagaaacaaatgggaaCGCCTGAAATGAATTCAAAACGCTATTTCTGTGAGAAAATCGAGGTCACCCGCCCAGGCCGCGGTGCTGGGACGCCTCGGGGCACCCCAGGCCTCGCCCCAGCGCCCAGGCCTCGGCCCAGGCCCCGCCCCAGCGCCCAGGCCTCGCCGCAGCCACGCTCCCTCACGAGGCGTCGAGCCCGGCCCGCGGCCCAGGCAGCTCTCGGCCCTCCCTCACGGCAGTCCCCGGGAGCGATGGGTGTCCAGGTGCTCCCACCGACCCTTCGGTCCCGGAGGGGCTCGCCGCCACCCTTACCCTACCGTGCCCCACGCGTGGATCGCGGCTGCCGCGCTCCTCTCGCACCGCCTCTGGGAGAAACCACCTTTCCCCCGCTCTTCAGCGCAATGGTCCTGCCCGCCTGCCCGAAAGAAGCATGGCCGCCCTCGGCTTCGTCCTCGTAGTCGTTCACCCCTTCCGCCATCTTGAGCGAGGGAAGCGGCATGCCAGGAGCGGGCGGCCATCTTGGGCGCCGGAATTCGCGCgctcctgctttttttctaggCCCATTTTTGGACCCGTGAGGGAAAGGGCTGCTGGGCCGGGAGAGCGAGCAGCtgaataacagaaacaaaacgAGCCAGACTTTCTGGGTGAAGAACAGCGAGCACAGCCGTGCCGTGCTGCAGGCTCACCCGCCTGCTGAGGAGAGGCACGGTGGCACTCCCACAAACCGTCAGGCCCCAGACGAGCCCTGTCCCGCACcccagagctgcctgcctgcagcagcgCAGCCATGACGTTAGCCAGAGGGGGGTTTTGTTGGTCTCGAGTCAGGCTGCTTGGTGAGAGACATAGATACGATTTCTCTTACTAGGGGGAGACA
The sequence above is drawn from the Numida meleagris isolate 19003 breed g44 Domestic line chromosome 3, NumMel1.0, whole genome shotgun sequence genome and encodes:
- the LOC110396119 gene encoding GDNF-inducible zinc finger protein 1-like isoform X4 is translated as MMEKKKILMKSKVAAPNLLRALHSLYQFGHLCDVTVHTQHLGIQEEFLVHKAVLAASSNYFKGLFLHNEMLDTKNCTVTLQDIYTEEFTSFLEFVYTAEVEIEAEKLQRMKEIAERLECKDLLDICEEVRAEGKKGLDLSLHLKGQLCENGVPQWPRIQQEKDCKLSSSSQVVAVPMQRKLWERQKHKRLLAGYEPIESQAANLEQEGTAFPQQKSRTAKLPKCDRTDSRGRLGMDVISLEQRNTHSPVSQTGSKEACIVIKDMLSEQWEDGNSLISKLSSKTKCRRSLRHVAKALPEIACEKCNESFHVIKQYQSHMELKHDVNLSVKYSCNTCEQLFSSHQNLRQHCLTAHSGGFSCMFCDKRFKRQKDINDHIRRVHEKQRDPQACPYCDKVISSKCGLTVHIRTHTGEKPYKCERCPASFAQRSAYNTHVRKIHESGQERKLMPVYWMVVPPTQRPNAASCGKDGDREIWNGMSEAELEKGAMHKESARREEEPARPPVTRADCSEQQEEQKQKCREAQTRRETLREEGNETEGEKSVKGEEEVGYEAEYSDVENTNDNDEACTEEDNEDDECSSEKCAEERESDGEFKIKKVNKSGVNKKSAYVITCNKCNEQFVSRKKYVDHCRDIHQCLPGKVYQCDICSKSFASYNSWKEHRACVHTDERQFACTLCNATFKRKRDVRTHYVRKHEGRVKRPLCSVCGKILSSRTALVFHMRTHTGEKPYECGICHSKFAQPSQLKIHTRSHTGEKPYVCEDCGACFADKGKLTGHKRTHTGERLFKCDVCGKHFATNEYLKCHKRCHMGAKPYKCEVCGKTFGLRASLAQHSNVHAETRPYFCEQCGKTFTQQGALRRHQRIHTGEKPYKCRACERTFTDMSTLRRHVSIHDRNAHWRSFLIDLTTKKTHNWSKIETFSGACVGEDSAPEIWSVDRGKLYKPDSVILKKVQHVPPSVRDTEDTDRSLLYL
- the LOC110396119 gene encoding GDNF-inducible zinc finger protein 1-like isoform X1; amino-acid sequence: MPLPSLKMAEGVNDYEDEAEGGHASFGQAGRTIALKSGGKVVSPRGGARGARQPRSTRGARSDCICGGGQNRNKSDRGPEISALLWTRGCLSQMEKKKILMKSKVAAPNLLRALHSLYQFGHLCDVTVHTQHLGIQEEFLVHKAVLAASSNYFKGLFLHNEMLDTKNCTVTLQDIYTEEFTSFLEFVYTAEVEIEAEKLQRMKEIAERLECKDLLDICEEVRAEGKKGLDLSLHLKGQLCENGVPQWPRIQQEKDCKLSSSSQVVAVPMQRKLWERQKHKRLLAGYEPIESQAANLEQEGTAFPQQKSRTAKLPKCDRTDSRGRLGMDVISLEQRNTHSPVSQTGSKEACIVIKDMLSEQWEDGNSLISKLSSKTKCRRSLRHVAKALPEIACEKCNESFHVIKQYQSHMELKHDVNLSVKYSCNTCEQLFSSHQNLRQHCLTAHSGGFSCMFCDKRFKRQKDINDHIRRVHEKQRDPQACPYCDKVISSKCGLTVHIRTHTGEKPYKCERCPASFAQRSAYNTHVRKIHESGQERKLMPVYWMVVPPTQRPNAASCGKDGDREIWNGMSEAELEKGAMHKESARREEEPARPPVTRADCSEQQEEQKQKCREAQTRRETLREEGNETEGEKSVKGEEEVGYEAEYSDVENTNDNDEACTEEDNEDDECSSEKCAEERESDGEFKIKKVNKSGVNKKSAYVITCNKCNEQFVSRKKYVDHCRDIHQCLPGKVYQCDICSKSFASYNSWKEHRACVHTDERQFACTLCNATFKRKRDVRTHYVRKHEGRVKRPLCSVCGKILSSRTALVFHMRTHTGEKPYECGICHSKFAQPSQLKIHTRSHTGEKPYVCEDCGACFADKGKLTGHKRTHTGERLFKCDVCGKHFATNEYLKCHKRCHMGAKPYKCEVCGKTFGLRASLAQHSNVHAETRPYFCEQCGKTFTQQGALRRHQRIHTGEKPYKCRACERTFTDMSTLRRHVSIHDRNAHWRSFLIDLTTKKTHNWSKIETFSGACVGEDSAPEIWSVDRGKLYKPDSVILKKVQHVPPSVRDTEDTDRSLLYL
- the LOC110396119 gene encoding GDNF-inducible zinc finger protein 1-like isoform X5, which gives rise to MEKKKILMKSKVAAPNLLRALHSLYQFGHLCDVTVHTQHLGIQEEFLVHKAVLAASSNYFKGLFLHNEMLDTKNCTVTLQDIYTEEFTSFLEFVYTAEVEIEAEKLQRMKEIAERLECKDLLDICEEVRAEGKKGLDLSLHLKGQLCENGVPQWPRIQQEKDCKLSSSSQVVAVPMQRKLWERQKHKRLLAGYEPIESQAANLEQEGTAFPQQKSRTAKLPKCDRTDSRGRLGMDVISLEQRNTHSPVSQTGSKEACIVIKDMLSEQWEDGNSLISKLSSKTKCRRSLRHVAKALPEIACEKCNESFHVIKQYQSHMELKHDVNLSVKYSCNTCEQLFSSHQNLRQHCLTAHSGGFSCMFCDKRFKRQKDINDHIRRVHEKQRDPQACPYCDKVISSKCGLTVHIRTHTGEKPYKCERCPASFAQRSAYNTHVRKIHESGQERKLMPVYWMVVPPTQRPNAASCGKDGDREIWNGMSEAELEKGAMHKESARREEEPARPPVTRADCSEQQEEQKQKCREAQTRRETLREEGNETEGEKSVKGEEEVGYEAEYSDVENTNDNDEACTEEDNEDDECSSEKCAEERESDGEFKIKKVNKSGVNKKSAYVITCNKCNEQFVSRKKYVDHCRDIHQCLPGKVYQCDICSKSFASYNSWKEHRACVHTDERQFACTLCNATFKRKRDVRTHYVRKHEGRVKRPLCSVCGKILSSRTALVFHMRTHTGEKPYECGICHSKFAQPSQLKIHTRSHTGEKPYVCEDCGACFADKGKLTGHKRTHTGERLFKCDVCGKHFATNEYLKCHKRCHMGAKPYKCEVCGKTFGLRASLAQHSNVHAETRPYFCEQCGKTFTQQGALRRHQRIHTGEKPYKCRACERTFTDMSTLRRHVSIHDRNAHWRSFLIDLTTKKTHNWSKIETFSGACVGEDSAPEIWSVDRGKLYKPDSVILKKVQHVPPSVRDTEDTDRSLLYL
- the LOC110396119 gene encoding GDNF-inducible zinc finger protein 1-like isoform X3, giving the protein MPLPSLKMAEGVNDYEDEAEGGHASFGQAGRTIALKSGGKVVSPRGGARGARQPRSTRGARSDCICGGGQNRNKSDRGPEISALLWTRGCLSQMEKKKILMKSKVAAPNLLRALHSLYQFGHLCDVTVHTQHLGIQEEFLVHKAVLAASSNYFKGLFLHNEMLDTKNCTVTLQDIYTEEFTSFLEFVYTAEVEIEAEKLQRMKEIAERLECKDLLDICEEVRAEGKKGLDLSLHLKGQLCENGVPQWPRIQQEKDCKLSSSSQVVAVPMQRKLWERQKHKRLLAGYEPIESQAANLEQEGTAFPQQKSRTAKLPKCDRTDSRGRLGMDVISLEQRNTHSPVSQTGSKEACIVIKDMLSEQWEDGNSLISKLSSKTKCRRSLRHVAKALPEIACEKCNESFHVIKQYQSHMELKHDVNLSVKYSCNTCEQLFSSHQNLRQHCLTAHSGGFSCMFCDKRFKRQKDINDHIRRVHEKQRDPQACPYCDKVISSKCGLTVHIRTHTGEKPYKCERCPASFAQRSAYNTHVRKIHESGQERKLMPVYWMVVPPTQRPNAASCGKDGDREIWNGMSEAELEKGAMHKESARREEEPARPPVTRADCSEQQEEQKQKCREAQTRRETLREEGNETEGEKSVKGEEEVGYEAEYSDVENTNDNDEACTEEDNEDDECSSEKCAEERESDGEFKIKKVNKSGVNKKSAYVITCNKCNEQFVSRKKYVDHCRDIHQCLPGKVYQCDICSKSFASYNSWKEHRACVHTDERQFACTLCNATFKRKRDVRTHYVRKHEGRVKRPLCSVCGKILSSRTALVFHMRTHTGEKPYECGICHSKFAQPSQLKIHTRSHTGEKPYVCEDCGACFADKGKLTGHKRTHTETRPYFCEQCGKTFTQQGALRRHQRIHTGEKPYKCRACERTFTDMSTLRRHVSIHDRNAHWRSFLIDLTTKKTHNWSKIETFSGACVGEDSAPEIWSVDRGKLYKPDSVILKKVQHVPPSVRDTEDTDRSLLYL
- the LOC110396119 gene encoding GDNF-inducible zinc finger protein 1-like isoform X2; the encoded protein is MPLPSLKMAEGVNDYEDEAEGGHASFGQAGRTIALKSGGKVVSPRGGARGARQPRSTRGARSDCICGGGQNRNKSDRGPEISALLWTRGCLSQMEKKKILMKSKVAAPNLLRALHSLYQFGHLCDVTVHTQHLGIQEEFLVHKAVLAASSNYFKGLFLHNEMLDTKNCTVTLQDIYTEEFTSFLEFVYTAEVEIEAEKLQRMKEIAERLECKDLLDICEEVRAEGKKGLDLSLHLKGQLCENGVPQWPRIQQEKDCKLSSSSQVVAVPMQRKLWERQKHKRLLAGYEPIESQAANLEQEGTAFPQQKSRTAKLPKCDRTDSRGRLGMDVISLEQRNTHSPVSQTGSKEACIVIKDMLSEQWEDGNSLISKLSSKTKCRRSLRHVAKALPEIACEKCNESFHVIKQYQSHMELKHDVNLSVKYSCNTCEQLFSSHQNLRQHCLTAHSGGFSCMFCDKRFKRQKDINDHIRRVHEKQRDPQACPYCDKVISSKCGLTVHIRTHTGEKPYKCERCPASFAQRKIHESGQERKLMPVYWMVVPPTQRPNAASCGKDGDREIWNGMSEAELEKGAMHKESARREEEPARPPVTRADCSEQQEEQKQKCREAQTRRETLREEGNETEGEKSVKGEEEVGYEAEYSDVENTNDNDEACTEEDNEDDECSSEKCAEERESDGEFKIKKVNKSGVNKKSAYVITCNKCNEQFVSRKKYVDHCRDIHQCLPGKVYQCDICSKSFASYNSWKEHRACVHTDERQFACTLCNATFKRKRDVRTHYVRKHEGRVKRPLCSVCGKILSSRTALVFHMRTHTGEKPYECGICHSKFAQPSQLKIHTRSHTGEKPYVCEDCGACFADKGKLTGHKRTHTGERLFKCDVCGKHFATNEYLKCHKRCHMGAKPYKCEVCGKTFGLRASLAQHSNVHAETRPYFCEQCGKTFTQQGALRRHQRIHTGEKPYKCRACERTFTDMSTLRRHVSIHDRNAHWRSFLIDLTTKKTHNWSKIETFSGACVGEDSAPEIWSVDRGKLYKPDSVILKKVQHVPPSVRDTEDTDRSLLYL